ATCAGTTTTGTGTCAGCAACCAGTCTTAAAAGCcagcataaatatatatataatatgacaCTAAAAGCTCACCATACTGAGTtttgcttatgtttttcattaatttgtaattagttgaagattttaaattaagttaaatgaAGGCATGGGcaagtaattaaaaaatgttttctaaaaattttagtaattaataaaGTATTTTTTACCATGttaagaattaattaatgaGATGATCATATGATCAGTGATTTACTACCATGTCTTAAAAAGTTAGATTTATGTCAAGCCAAATTAGAAGGAATGAAAGCTCATTAAACAAAGGTCTAACAAAGGACATAAATCCATGAATTGAAAGTTGAGTCCTATTTAATAAAAAGTAGTGGTATGCATTCATGGCTCCATTTAATTTACTAAGCAAAAGACAATAAATCCCATTGAATTTTTGTGGAGTTTCAATTCTCTACATTTACTTTGAACAATAAATCCCATTGAAGAAATTGAAATGACAAGAATGCAAgtaatggaagaataagaatcaagaaagaaagaaagtcaAATGAAAGAGAAACAGTTCACTTTCACATCTCATTTACCTTTGAACCTTAAAAGAGTCAGAACCTCATcagtgaggagaagaagatacaGCACAATGCAACAAGAGATACAGATATAAAAACAAACCTAAAAATAGTTGAGAAGTTAATACCATTTAAAATATGGTTCAGAGTTTTTGACAAGTCAAGGTCCAAAAGAATTAATGCCTATAAATAACAAAGTTTAAGCTTTCATCTCATGAAGAAATCAAGCCCCTTGCATTTACATCCAATCTTTTTCAAATactatattagaaataaaatagcTAGAAACAAAAAGAATGAGAGATGAGAAGGAAAACAACCATACTACCATTAAAGCCTCTGTTGGCTTGTATTAAAAGAAGCTCCCTCATCCTCTTCAATCTCTCTTCTTATATAATGCCATTCAACCCTCatgaccaccaccaccaccactatcatcatcatctcttcacAACTCCTTCCCAaacaccatcaccatcatcatcaaggtATGCCcatgtccatatatatatttgataaaagttTTCATATAGTATTTTGAGTGCATGAATATATGTTTGTTTAGTTATTATTGGAGAAAAGAAACATGAATGGGAAGAGCCCAAAGTTGGAGTTGAAGCTGAACCTATCACCACCAAGGAGGGGAGTGCAGGACcatcaagagagagagaggaacaTAACTCACCAAACAAATCATCTCCAATGTCTCCAAGATCACCACAAAGTTCATGCTTATCATCAGAGAGTGATCAAGGGATGAAACACTACTCCAGCAGCCCTGAAACAGCATCCATGGTGCTTGCTGGCTGCTCAAGGTGCTGATCTATGTCATGGTTTCTGAAGAGGACCCGAAAGTGCCCCCAAGTGCAAGAGTCTTGCCCTTCTTGATTTCCTTAATGACAACActgaaaataagaagaataacaagatCTAAACAAGCACTGTAGTACTGTTAGTAGTTCCtactgttgttgctgttgttggtgttggtgttgttttctttgtttgtggTTTTAGAGTTTTCAAGTTAATCTCtgtctctttttctctttatcttcttccttgttgtgaagaagatagaagaagaagaagaagaagagatctaGTTTAGAACTTTTAATGAATGATGATGGTTaaggtgatgatgatgacattAAGTGGTTAAGGGCAttgaatcaaagggagaagggTTTTGGGTTGAAATTCCATAAGAACACTTAAATGCATGAGTAATTGAAACAGTTGAGGAAATTATGGTGCTTTTAACTTCACATGATTAAAAGCTATTTAATTCCAATCCTTttcaatttttctctttttctctatttGGTTTGAGTTAAAAACATTGGAGAGACATGCACGTAAGGTTAattactaattatatatttatatgtatgacGTGTATCAAACTTTAGGTGTGGAATTATTgaatgataattaaatattaaaaaaaaataaggaaggaaaaaagTAAAGGTAAAGCAGAGTAAGATGTGTTACACTTACACGTATCTAATTCGTCCTCATGTTAGATATGTTACAATATTCATAGTATTTGGGCCTAAACCTTTATCCCTTGTATCTTCTTTTAATGAACTATCTTTCattaaaaaggagaaaaaagaataaaacaaatgagTTGCACCAAATAAGGGAAAGATAAGAAGGggaaaatatttaacaaatccAAAGTGACCAATGAAAATCACTTTGAATAGTCCTTATATAGAGTTTCTTCTCTTCCCATGTTCTTTGAGGGtcatatatttttcaagaaGATTTAAGTGCGTGATTTctttttgacattgatttatttGTAATAGGAAGTTGATGTTTTTATCCATTTGCTCTTGGTTAGGTCAAGGTTAGACTTATTCTATTCAAATTTTCTAACTAATTGATGTTGTAGGTGCACCATTGGCATGCATCAATATTCTCTTTCTCCATCTATGTGACAACATGCTCCTGAATTTGTTAAACTTTGACTTCTAATGCTTATGagctaaactaataataaagaaTGGGTGCTAAGATTTTATTAAAGGTTGTATTGGTTTATTAGcattgagttttttatttttttttattttttttttatgttgagtatttgtatttttaacaaaaatttcttgtatagtgtgtttgtgttttaattttaccaaaaaagaaaatttgaacaTTAACTCACAcaagtaaatacaaagataAGTTAAGGCATTAATTTTTACCTGTGCACATCTTTGACttggtttattcactttatcaattatatataggGTGCGTCTGATAGTTCCGGTGGGTAGTGTGATAAGAAAAGACACTCAAGAACTCACTCTAATATTGGACACACAcatacaatcaagcaagagaaagaagacaagcaagttggtaacccagttaGGCACAActttgcctacatctggggagTCAAGctcggagaaacaatccactaaaagaggttatagaataaagagtacaacactcccttactctctcaagacaaagaataccctcttaagattgaccgatgcccactcttcaaccctcaccaaagggtctctcactccgtggctcatcctaaatcttcaaacaGGCTATCTTATATAGAGGCACCGACGTCCAATGAAACTtcttcttttagaattctccgcggcttcctaacttggacactttccaaagttagatgttacaacacccagttgcaacattgcccaccttactgaacgtGATTGAATTCTAGCCAGTTacacccgaatctgcgaccttcaactttcccggttccttcagtccacCTCGTAGCaattgactcgacccgagctcctcttGCCTGCAGCTGCTTCTTTCCTCATGTCATTTCAATATGTCTCCTCTCCCGAGAAACgcgcccaccaaggcacacgcaaccatctcaccaaagatggtcaccgaagatcttccgatcttttttccaaacttggtccaagtttggtcttcccaaatgatcttcgtttgactcatggaaatattgttactaaacttgatctcattttatccaagtttagccttcaagaACTTCAAGCATAATCTCCAATCAttcatgcttggatcttcaaatcttcaatcaaatctcatgtaatcttcaatcaatctccatacATGATTAGTCTCCTTCAATAGTTCTGCCCATAATTAGTTCTtagatcttccttcaaattttgttgctaaatatggtcttgataatctcattaatttgtctttgcctaacttagtttgtgtcttcaaatagcttctcaccaaactaagtttgtccttgcctatcttagtttgtgtcttcaaatagtttCACACCAAATtaagctccatgcaatcttTATGATGACCTTTTATTCTTGTCAATAATATAATatccctctctctcttttagGTAGATCTTTCCAAAAGGAGTTTTACCAAGGATATATGATCTATCATCCCaaatcttaccaaggatagataaccATACCTAAAATAATGCTCAcccttcttgaagagatcctttcaacttgatgcactttccaaaaatagttaatCATCACATGACTCTATTGAGAGGAATTTCTTCTAATTAAACATCGTCTCCATCATGATCTTTTAACCCTTGTTgcttcacatgtcatgacaccTAGCTTCATCCACATCATCATGCTAGTCACTCCTCTTTTTACAAAGTCATTGTTGCTACACATCTTtctttgccatgtcacctcttggcttgtcatataatgcaaATCCAAGTCGTCAGACTTAACAGCGTCTTCTACGAACGTCGTTAGAATTCAATTCTACGGATATTTATGTTAGCctttggattgaaatccaatagTTACAAAAATAATCTCTTCTGCTCAATAGTGCAATTGTACAGTGTTTGATTTCTACTAGTGCTCAACAGTGCAATTGTACAGCGTTTGATTTCTACTAGCAtcctcaaaataaaatttataaaaactaacaaaTGCCCCAACTACCCGTTTTACCTCCAGGTACATAGTTTCATTACTATGCATTCTACTGTTGTTCTactaatttgtgtttgtttctttttattactatttttctcCATTCTGAACGTCCGTAGTCTACAGTTAATgaattccctatatatatatatatatatatatatatatatattattacctggcattaattaattatttttattaaaatgtttaaatagataattagatatataaaaagagttagaacttaatttatttagttaacCTTGATAAGAACTCTTAGTTTAATCGTTATATAAAACTCTCGCTAATTGTTTATGTGaactttaatatttataaattttctgcGCCGCCCAGATGAATGTCCCATCAGTTACCAATTTATTTTGATagaggggagagagagagagagagaagacaaGTATCGTATCAATCTATAGTATATCCGCATATGGTGATAAGATTTGAGACGCAATGCAAATGTTTCAAGCTAAGTATCTTATAGCCAATCATTTATGACTGATTTGAACAAGATCCTGCATGAATATTTAAGTGGTTttgtattattaaaatttaacatgcatacatatgttttatatacgtattttttaggaaaaaaaagtaaatgaataacttatttgagtgaatattataataaataacattatttgtaaacaacaatttttataattaaatattgctTCTTACATGTTAATCTTTAGAACATTAAGAAATAGTGAATGGTTTTATCAATACCAAACACTCTGCCTACTATCGCCTGGTGGTGGGAGTTGATTGTAGTAAGAGGAGTAGTTATGAACCCTATAAACTATTCCATGAGTTCCTCTATTCAATCATTTTCCTTCTTGTTAATTTTGtgtcaagataaaaaaaaaaaatggtttatttTGACTTATCTACCAAATTGATTAATCCCTCAAacattttttatgtataaatgaGCTGCTTCTAGCAATAGTCTTGTAGATGCTGCCAACATTATCCCCTCCTAGAGTATTGATGTGTTTGATCTTTTCTATCATCTTTGCCTCACCACTAATGGATcataagatatatttttatattgtttgtcGTTTGTCCTTCTTATAACGGCCTTTTGAtttcaataaagttgtggtttatcaaatattttttaaaaatattgaatctTTATGTTAAACACTGTCatacaaatcaatttttttttaggttttttttaa
The Dioscorea cayenensis subsp. rotundata cultivar TDr96_F1 unplaced genomic scaffold, TDr96_F1_v2_PseudoChromosome.rev07_lg8_w22 25.fasta BLBR01001043.1, whole genome shotgun sequence genome window above contains:
- the LOC120255520 gene encoding uncharacterized protein LOC120255520, yielding MTTTTTTIIIISSQLLPKHHHHHHQVIIGEKKHEWEEPKVGVEAEPITTKEGSAGPSREREEHNSPNKSSPMSPRSPQSSCLSSESDQGMKHYSSSPETASMVLAGCSRC